One genomic segment of Cellulophaga sp. HaHaR_3_176 includes these proteins:
- the kdsA gene encoding 3-deoxy-8-phosphooctulonate synthase, with amino-acid sequence MNIDKIPQIKHTNSDNFFLLCGPCAIEGEDMALRIAERIIEVTDKLKIPYIFKGSFKKANRSRVDSFSGIGDEKALKILRKVSETFKVPTVTDIHEVTDAAMAAEYVDILQIPAFLVRQTDLVVAAANTGKVVNLKKGQFMSPESMKHAVAKVKDSGNEQVVITDRGTMFGYQDMIVDFRGIPTMKAYAPVVLDVTHSLQQPNQTSGVTGGRPDMIETIARAGIVTGADGIFMETHYDPSIAKSDGANMLHLDHLEKLLTNLVAIRKTVNSLK; translated from the coding sequence ATGAACATAGATAAGATACCTCAAATAAAACATACAAATAGTGACAACTTTTTTCTTTTATGTGGCCCTTGTGCTATAGAAGGGGAAGACATGGCGTTACGAATTGCAGAGCGTATTATTGAAGTTACTGATAAGCTAAAAATACCTTATATTTTTAAAGGAAGTTTTAAAAAAGCTAACCGCAGTCGTGTTGATTCTTTCTCTGGAATTGGTGATGAAAAAGCTCTTAAAATTTTGAGAAAAGTATCTGAAACTTTTAAAGTACCTACTGTAACCGATATTCATGAAGTAACTGATGCTGCTATGGCTGCGGAATATGTAGATATTTTGCAGATACCCGCTTTTTTAGTACGCCAAACAGATTTAGTTGTTGCTGCTGCTAATACTGGTAAAGTTGTAAACTTGAAGAAAGGACAATTTATGAGTCCTGAAAGCATGAAACACGCTGTTGCTAAAGTAAAAGATTCGGGTAATGAACAGGTAGTAATTACAGACCGTGGTACTATGTTTGGTTACCAAGATATGATAGTAGATTTTAGAGGCATACCAACAATGAAAGCTTACGCTCCTGTTGTTTTAGATGTCACACATTCTTTACAACAACCTAACCAAACAAGTGGTGTTACAGGCGGCAGACCTGATATGATTGAAACTATTGCTCGTGCAGGTATTGTTACAGGTGCTGATGGTATTTTCATGGAAACACATTATGACCCTTCTATTGCAAAAAGCGATGGTGCTAATATGCTGCATTTAGATCATTTAGAAAAACTTCTTACCAATTTAGTTGCTATTAGAAAAACTGTAAATTCGTTAAAATAA
- a CDS encoding DNA topoisomerase IB codes for MTKIKEVDDSAMSISRKKKGRGFAYYNEDGTKIINKKILNRLRKLIIPPMWNDVFICGFDDGHIQAIGRDLKGRKQYIYHSIFEKQKQEEKFKKMLSFAEKLPKIRKRAYKDLSLNVWKKRKLLALITLILDEYGIRIGNKQYRIQNETFGLTTLRRKHLSIEDDEVIFKFKGKSKQEREVHIDDPELIPFIKKAADMPGYEIFRYKDDHGSFKEIDSDDVNKYISTNMGEDFSSKDFRTWAASRLAIECYDEAIKQKIDASRKKFSNIVIKMVASELGNTPSVCKNYYVHPAIFNAIDKKEIPTKNPYTKTKSNYTLTASEKLAVDIIEDSYVN; via the coding sequence ATGACCAAAATAAAAGAAGTTGATGATTCTGCTATGTCCATCTCTCGTAAGAAAAAAGGTAGAGGATTTGCATACTATAACGAAGACGGTACTAAGATTATAAATAAAAAAATATTGAATCGCCTTCGAAAATTAATAATTCCACCGATGTGGAATGACGTTTTTATATGCGGATTTGATGATGGACATATACAAGCTATTGGTCGCGATTTAAAAGGTAGAAAACAATATATATACCATTCTATTTTTGAAAAACAAAAGCAAGAAGAAAAATTTAAAAAAATGCTTTCGTTTGCTGAAAAACTACCGAAAATTAGAAAAAGGGCTTATAAAGATCTTAGTTTAAATGTTTGGAAAAAAAGAAAACTTTTAGCATTAATTACACTAATTTTAGATGAATACGGTATTCGAATAGGAAACAAGCAATACCGAATTCAAAATGAAACATTTGGGTTGACAACTTTAAGAAGAAAGCATTTATCGATTGAAGATGATGAAGTAATTTTCAAATTTAAGGGAAAAAGCAAGCAAGAGCGTGAAGTTCACATTGATGATCCAGAACTAATACCCTTCATAAAAAAAGCTGCTGATATGCCTGGTTATGAAATTTTTAGATATAAAGATGATCATGGTAGTTTTAAAGAAATAGACAGTGATGATGTAAACAAATACATATCCACAAACATGGGAGAAGATTTTTCTAGTAAAGACTTTAGAACATGGGCTGCCAGCAGGTTAGCAATTGAATGTTATGACGAAGCAATAAAACAAAAAATTGATGCTTCAAGAAAAAAATTTAGCAATATTGTCATTAAAATGGTAGCATCTGAATTAGGAAACACACCCTCTGTATGTAAAAACTATTATGTACATCCAGCAATATTTAATGCTATTGATAAAAAAGAAATACCAACAAAAAACCCTTATACAAAAACAAAAAGTAATTATACCCTTACTGCAAGTGAGAAACTTGCAGTCGATATAATTGAAGATAGCTACGTTAACTGA
- a CDS encoding DUF1361 domain-containing protein, producing MNKKFSTILSNQIYRKLIYGTIFGISLLLIRVIYTQTILFTFLAWNLFLAIIPLAISTYIICSEKIKSSKILITLLFILWLLFIPNSAYIFTDLIHVENDYGIKWFDFILIFVFAINGLVYGILSMLDMFYVFTQRFSIKTTHFFLFSISFLSGFGIFLGRFLRFNSWDILTRPNTLFYSIFHTLFMQRAWIWSIAFGTFIWLTFLILKPLLSFRKIKK from the coding sequence TTGAATAAAAAATTTAGCACCATACTATCAAATCAAATTTATAGAAAACTTATATATGGTACTATTTTTGGTATTTCTTTACTCTTAATTAGAGTTATTTATACTCAAACAATTCTATTTACATTTTTAGCTTGGAATTTATTTTTAGCTATTATACCTCTTGCAATATCTACATATATAATTTGTAGTGAGAAAATTAAATCGTCCAAAATATTAATTACCTTACTTTTTATACTTTGGTTATTATTCATTCCAAATAGTGCTTATATTTTTACCGACTTAATTCATGTTGAAAACGATTATGGAATAAAGTGGTTTGATTTTATATTAATATTTGTTTTTGCAATTAATGGTTTAGTTTACGGTATACTTTCTATGTTAGATATGTTTTATGTTTTTACACAAAGATTTAGCATAAAGACAACTCATTTTTTCCTATTCAGCATTAGTTTCTTAAGCGGGTTTGGAATATTCTTAGGTAGATTTTTGCGTTTTAATTCTTGGGATATTCTAACTAGACCAAACACTCTATTCTATAGTATTTTCCACACCCTTTTTATGCAAAGAGCATGGATTTGGAGTATTGCATTTGGAACTTTTATTTGGTTAACATTTTTAATTTTAAAACCTTTACTTTCGTTTAGAAAAATAAAAAAGTAA
- a CDS encoding acyl-CoA-binding protein, giving the protein MKTDQNLEDTFFKTVDFVNNFTDPLPADLLLKLYAFYKIASENKADPGSKTPLINAFKANALIQAKNLSKKQAMESYIALVNKELKEI; this is encoded by the coding sequence ATGAAGACTGATCAAAACCTAGAAGATACATTTTTTAAAACAGTAGACTTTGTTAATAATTTTACAGATCCTCTACCTGCTGATCTTTTATTAAAATTATACGCTTTTTACAAAATTGCATCTGAAAATAAAGCTGACCCTGGCAGTAAAACACCTTTGATTAATGCGTTTAAAGCAAATGCATTGATACAAGCTAAAAACCTGTCTAAAAAGCAAGCTATGGAAAGTTACATAGCTTTAGTGAATAAAGAATTGAAAGAAATTTAA
- a CDS encoding NAD(P)-dependent oxidoreductase, with protein sequence MKFGIIRERKNPPDKRVVLSPKACNKLITTHKNAEVFIEPSPIRTFADAEYEDKGLSISSNMEDCDVLIGVKEVPIANLIANKKYFFFSHTIKKQPYNRDLLNAILDKNIELYDHEVITNEKEQRLVAFGRYAGIVGAYNGFRAYGLKFNIYDLPKAEALKDQQALIDELNKIELPPIKILLTGKGRVGNGAKEMVDAMQIKKVTVADYLTESFNEPVYCQIDASEYNKRKDGVRGNKADFFANPEEYKTNFLRFTKVTDFYIAGHFYGNGAPYLYTREDAKHPDFKIKVVADVSCDIDGPVASTIKPSTIADPIYGYDPETEKEIDYKNEKAIAVMAVDNLPCELPRDASIGFGDAFLKNVIPAFFNNDKNGLLERARMTQNGKLTERYGYLQDFVDGKE encoded by the coding sequence ATGAAGTTCGGAATCATTAGAGAAAGAAAAAACCCTCCAGATAAACGTGTAGTTTTATCTCCAAAAGCATGTAATAAATTAATAACAACTCATAAAAATGCTGAGGTTTTTATAGAACCTTCTCCTATAAGAACTTTTGCTGATGCTGAGTATGAAGATAAAGGGTTATCAATATCTTCAAATATGGAAGATTGTGATGTTTTGATAGGAGTTAAAGAAGTTCCTATCGCTAATTTAATAGCGAATAAAAAATATTTTTTCTTTTCTCATACTATTAAAAAGCAACCTTATAATAGAGATCTATTAAATGCGATTCTTGATAAAAATATAGAATTGTACGATCATGAGGTAATTACCAATGAAAAAGAACAGCGATTAGTTGCTTTTGGTAGGTATGCTGGTATTGTAGGTGCTTATAATGGATTTAGAGCTTATGGACTTAAATTTAATATATATGACTTGCCTAAAGCTGAGGCCTTAAAAGATCAACAAGCGTTAATTGACGAGCTAAATAAAATAGAGCTTCCTCCTATAAAAATTTTACTTACAGGAAAAGGTAGAGTAGGTAATGGTGCTAAAGAAATGGTAGATGCAATGCAGATTAAAAAAGTTACTGTTGCTGATTATTTAACAGAATCTTTTAATGAACCTGTTTATTGTCAGATTGATGCCTCGGAATATAATAAGCGTAAGGATGGTGTGAGGGGCAATAAAGCCGATTTTTTTGCGAACCCAGAAGAGTATAAAACTAATTTTTTAAGATTTACAAAAGTTACAGATTTTTATATTGCAGGTCATTTTTATGGCAACGGAGCCCCTTATTTATATACTAGAGAAGATGCAAAGCATCCAGATTTTAAAATTAAAGTAGTAGCAGATGTTAGTTGTGATATCGACGGACCAGTAGCTTCTACAATAAAACCATCTACTATAGCAGATCCTATTTACGGTTATGACCCTGAGACAGAAAAAGAAATAGATTATAAAAATGAAAAGGCTATTGCAGTTATGGCAGTAGACAATTTGCCATGCGAATTACCACGCGATGCAAGTATAGGTTTCGGTGATGCTTTTTTAAAAAATGTTATTCCAGCTTTTTTTAATAACGATAAAAATGGACTTCTTGAAAGAGCAAGAATGACACAAAATGGAAAATTAACGGAACGATACGGGTATTTACAAGATTTTGTAGATGGAAAGGAATAG
- a CDS encoding phosphatidylserine decarboxylase family protein — protein MFHKEGQKIILITFLIIASAILAANFYIDITWLRLLVQVVALFFLVMILQFFRNPKRPVAKSFDEILAPVDGKVVVIEEVEENEYFKGKRLQVSIFMSPINVHVTRYPASGLITYSKYHPGKFLVAWHPKASEENERTTVVIKTPKFGEILYRQIAGALAKRIVNYAKTGDSAQQGEDGGFIKFGSRVDLFLPLDSVVTVKLNQKVTGAKTCIATIGRNHED, from the coding sequence ATGTTTCATAAAGAGGGTCAAAAAATTATTTTAATTACCTTTTTAATTATCGCTTCAGCTATATTAGCTGCAAATTTTTATATTGATATTACTTGGCTAAGATTATTAGTGCAAGTTGTAGCACTTTTCTTTTTGGTTATGATTCTTCAATTTTTCAGAAACCCAAAAAGACCTGTTGCTAAAAGTTTTGACGAAATATTAGCTCCTGTAGATGGAAAAGTTGTTGTTATAGAAGAGGTTGAAGAAAATGAATATTTTAAAGGTAAGCGATTACAAGTTTCTATTTTCATGTCCCCTATAAATGTTCATGTAACCCGTTACCCTGCAAGTGGCTTAATTACGTACTCTAAATACCACCCTGGTAAATTTTTAGTAGCATGGCACCCAAAAGCTAGTGAAGAAAACGAAAGAACAACAGTTGTTATTAAAACACCTAAATTCGGAGAAATACTATACCGCCAAATAGCAGGTGCTTTGGCTAAACGTATTGTAAATTACGCAAAAACAGGAGACAGTGCTCAACAAGGTGAAGATGGTGGCTTTATAAAGTTTGGTTCTAGAGTAGATTTGTTCTTACCTTTAGACTCTGTTGTTACCGTAAAATTAAATCAGAAAGTAACTGGCGCTAAAACCTGTATAGCTACTATCGGAAGAAATCATGAAGACTGA
- a CDS encoding SDR family NAD(P)-dependent oxidoreductase: MNSDTSNGKGELTSGNVSLEEIEKCISILNRIGENAHQVLELPEEQRVALLKAAGVISRPSRHEFKQRKKDAAKAAKRKQIERDKHARKETGIRSAREAVIFKAPILLEAPKLRDLGENELESPRNCYVCKTVYTKLHHFYDTMCQDCGDFNYAKRFQTADLTDQVAIVTGSRLKIGYHITLILLRAGATVVATTRFPVDSALRFSKEDDFSKWGHRLKIHGLDLRHIPSVEIFCNFIEQQYDRLDILINNAAQTVRRPAGFYKHLMPNEEMPVESLSKSAKQVLSDHLYCLDELNALGKNVSSQQNNTLPVTWHAPEPGVGIRASAKLSQIPYSFDNSLSTQEVFPEGELDADLQQVDLRKTNSWRLKLGEIETPEMIEVQLVNAVAPFVLCNRLSKLMRKENTGKKHIINVSAMEGKFHRFFKEDRHPHTNMAKAALNMMTHTSALDFAKDGVFMNAVDTGWVTDEDPAELSKLKEEVHDFQPPLDIVDGAARVLDPLIDGINTGKHWCGKFLKDYQPIDW; the protein is encoded by the coding sequence ATGAATTCAGATACATCAAACGGAAAAGGGGAATTGACTAGTGGTAATGTTAGTCTTGAGGAGATTGAAAAATGTATTTCTATATTAAATAGAATAGGGGAGAATGCACACCAAGTTTTAGAGCTGCCAGAAGAACAGCGTGTTGCCTTATTAAAAGCTGCAGGTGTTATTTCAAGACCTAGTAGACATGAGTTTAAGCAACGTAAAAAAGATGCAGCTAAAGCAGCTAAGCGTAAACAGATTGAAAGAGATAAACATGCCCGTAAAGAAACAGGTATAAGAAGTGCTCGTGAAGCAGTAATTTTTAAAGCACCAATTTTACTAGAGGCACCTAAGCTTAGAGATTTAGGGGAGAACGAATTAGAGTCACCTCGTAATTGTTATGTATGTAAAACGGTATATACCAAGCTTCATCATTTTTATGATACTATGTGTCAAGATTGTGGAGACTTTAATTATGCAAAACGTTTTCAAACAGCAGATTTAACAGATCAAGTAGCTATCGTTACAGGTTCTCGTTTAAAAATTGGATATCATATAACATTAATACTTTTGCGAGCAGGGGCTACAGTAGTTGCAACAACTCGTTTTCCTGTAGATTCTGCATTGCGTTTCTCTAAAGAAGATGATTTTTCTAAATGGGGGCATAGACTTAAAATACATGGTTTAGATTTAAGGCATATACCAAGTGTTGAAATTTTCTGTAATTTTATAGAGCAACAATATGATCGTTTAGATATTTTAATTAATAATGCAGCTCAAACAGTTCGTAGGCCTGCTGGTTTTTATAAGCATTTAATGCCTAATGAGGAAATGCCTGTGGAATCTCTTTCGAAATCTGCTAAGCAGGTTTTGTCTGATCATTTATATTGTTTAGATGAGCTAAATGCATTGGGTAAAAACGTTTCAAGTCAACAAAATAATACACTACCTGTTACTTGGCATGCTCCAGAGCCAGGCGTTGGTATTCGTGCTTCAGCTAAGCTTTCTCAAATTCCTTATAGTTTTGATAATTCACTTTCTACACAAGAAGTTTTTCCAGAAGGAGAACTTGATGCTGATTTGCAGCAAGTAGATTTACGTAAAACAAATAGTTGGAGGTTGAAATTAGGGGAAATTGAAACTCCGGAAATGATAGAGGTGCAACTTGTAAATGCAGTAGCGCCTTTTGTGCTTTGTAATCGCTTATCTAAATTAATGCGAAAAGAAAATACAGGCAAAAAACATATTATTAATGTTTCTGCTATGGAAGGTAAATTTCATAGGTTCTTTAAAGAAGATAGGCATCCTCATACAAATATGGCCAAAGCAGCCTTAAATATGATGACACATACATCTGCATTAGACTTTGCTAAAGATGGTGTGTTTATGAATGCGGTAGATACAGGTTGGGTTACAGATGAAGATCCAGCAGAATTATCTAAATTGAAAGAGGAAGTTCACGATTTTCAACCGCCTTTAGATATTGTTGACGGTGCGGCTAGAGTTTTAGACCCTTTAATTGATGGTATAAATACAGGTAAACATTGGTGTGGGAAATTCTTAAAAGATTACCAGCCGATAGATTGGTAA
- the typA gene encoding translational GTPase TypA, translating to MSATKNIAIIAHVDHGKTTLVDKIMYHCQLFRENQNTGDLILDNNDLERERGITITSKNVSVVYKGTKINIIDTPGHADFGGEVERVLNMADGVLLLVDAFEGPMPQTRFVLQKAIDLGLKPCVVVNKVDKENCTPEEVHEKVFDLMFELGAEEWQLDFPTVYGSAKNNWMSDDWKNQTENIEPLLDMVIEHVPTFEPKEGNTQMLITSLDFSSFTGRIAIGRLLRGGLKEGQTVSLVKRDGSIVKTKIKELYTFEGLGRLRVEEVATGDICAIVGLEGFEIGDTVADVENPEGLKTIAIDEPTMSMLFTINDSPFFGRDGKFVTSRHIKDRLERELEKNLALRVNPTDSADKFLVFGRGVLHLSVLIETMRREGYEMQIGQPQVIIKEIDGQKCEPVEQLTIDLPEEVSGKAVEMVSMRKGEMTSMEAKGNRMICEFLIPSRGIIGLRNQLLTATAGEAIMSHRFLEYQPMRGDIPQRQNGSLVSMEMGKSIPYSIDKLQDRGKFFVEPGEDIYEGQVIGENSRGDDMTVNITKTKKMSNVRSSGADDKAKIVPAIKFSLEEALEYIQKDEYVEVTPKFLRIRKIYLTENERKRNKIA from the coding sequence ATGTCAGCAACAAAAAATATTGCCATTATTGCCCATGTCGATCACGGTAAAACTACTTTGGTAGATAAAATTATGTATCACTGTCAGTTGTTTAGAGAAAATCAAAACACAGGTGATTTAATATTAGATAATAACGATTTAGAACGTGAAAGAGGTATTACTATTACTTCTAAAAACGTTTCAGTGGTATATAAAGGTACCAAGATTAATATTATTGATACTCCTGGTCACGCCGATTTTGGTGGTGAAGTTGAGCGTGTATTAAATATGGCTGATGGTGTTTTATTGTTGGTTGATGCTTTTGAAGGTCCAATGCCTCAAACACGTTTTGTATTACAAAAAGCTATCGATTTAGGCCTTAAGCCTTGTGTGGTAGTTAATAAAGTTGATAAAGAAAACTGTACTCCTGAAGAAGTTCATGAGAAAGTTTTTGATTTAATGTTTGAATTAGGTGCTGAAGAGTGGCAACTAGATTTTCCAACAGTATACGGTTCAGCAAAGAACAACTGGATGAGTGACGATTGGAAAAACCAAACAGAAAATATAGAACCATTGTTAGATATGGTTATCGAGCATGTTCCAACTTTTGAACCAAAAGAAGGTAATACTCAAATGTTAATTACATCTTTAGATTTCTCTTCTTTTACTGGTCGTATCGCTATTGGTCGATTATTAAGAGGTGGTTTAAAAGAAGGTCAAACAGTTTCTTTGGTTAAAAGAGATGGTTCGATTGTAAAAACAAAAATAAAAGAATTATATACTTTCGAAGGTCTAGGTAGACTTAGAGTAGAGGAAGTTGCAACTGGTGATATTTGTGCTATTGTTGGCCTAGAAGGATTTGAAATTGGTGATACAGTTGCAGATGTTGAAAACCCAGAGGGTTTAAAAACTATTGCTATTGATGAACCGACAATGAGTATGTTATTTACAATTAACGATTCTCCTTTCTTTGGTAGAGATGGTAAATTTGTTACTTCTCGTCATATTAAAGATCGTTTAGAGCGTGAATTAGAAAAAAACTTAGCATTACGTGTTAATCCAACTGATAGTGCTGATAAGTTTTTAGTATTTGGTAGAGGTGTATTACATTTATCTGTATTGATAGAAACAATGCGTCGTGAAGGTTACGAAATGCAAATTGGTCAGCCACAAGTTATCATCAAAGAAATTGATGGTCAAAAATGTGAGCCAGTAGAGCAATTGACTATTGATTTGCCAGAAGAAGTTTCAGGTAAAGCAGTAGAAATGGTTTCTATGCGTAAAGGTGAAATGACTAGTATGGAAGCTAAAGGAAATCGTATGATTTGCGAATTCTTAATTCCATCAAGAGGTATTATAGGTTTAAGAAATCAGTTATTGACAGCTACAGCTGGTGAAGCAATTATGTCACACCGTTTCTTAGAGTATCAACCAATGAGAGGTGATATTCCTCAACGTCAAAATGGTTCTTTAGTTTCTATGGAAATGGGTAAATCAATTCCTTATTCTATTGATAAATTACAAGATAGAGGTAAGTTTTTTGTTGAGCCAGGAGAAGATATCTACGAAGGTCAAGTTATCGGAGAAAACTCTAGAGGTGATGACATGACAGTAAATATTACAAAAACTAAAAAAATGTCTAACGTACGTTCTTCAGGAGCTGATGATAAGGCAAAAATTGTACCTGCAATTAAATTCTCTTTAGAAGAAGCTTTAGAATATATTCAGAAAGATGAGTATGTTGAGGTTACTCCTAAATTCTTAAGAATAAGAAAAATATACTTAACGGAGAACGAACGTAAGCGTAATAAAATAGCGTAA
- a CDS encoding DUF3857 domain-containing protein has translation MHTLKPLFSLLFICFLNLNAQENNSFGILTQEELNFSIYEKDSTANAITLYEKGDNYFDIIDDRIMIVKKYHVKIKILNSKGFNEGNIEIPFYHNESATEKIEEIKAITHNGTIKTGLTQSHIYSTDVHENVTEKRFAFPNIKEGSILEYSYKLISPFFYNFEGWQFQSNIPKLYSEFNAKIPSNYQYNRSIIGSLKLNTNDVNLKKDCFYVPGITEPADCVVLKYAMKDIPAFNEEEDYMLATSNYISRIDFELATHYGLDGSIHKYTKSWRDVDREFKSDKDIGRQLKKTDFFEKNVPKKMLTEGDKLTRAKNIYAFIQNHYTWNGKYGIYRNIRVKEAFYEKKGNIGEINISLINLLNAAGIDTKLMLLSTRNNGLPKQSHPVISDFNYVIAKVEIEGKTYLLDATDKFVPFGMLPFKCLNYYGRIMDFKNDSYWHDINPDEVSKYYVNTQISFDLNNNTVIGSLDEINTGYNAIDKIRSLSETTEEEYLDTYTNSNKEDFNIISYEYNDEKSNNKKTHETFNYKIENIVSNDIIFLDPFLVKFFSKNPFTLEKRNYPIDFGYKKNYTYLAKIKIPEGYEVQKLPDGKKIVLTDRNATFQFGCNNEANQVNLFFNISLNNTSYPADFQPGLKELFKHVINTQNNTLIVLKKK, from the coding sequence ATGCACACCTTAAAACCTCTATTTTCTCTTTTATTCATCTGTTTTTTAAATCTCAATGCTCAAGAAAATAATTCTTTTGGAATTTTAACTCAAGAAGAGTTGAATTTTTCAATTTATGAAAAAGATAGTACCGCTAATGCTATAACACTCTATGAAAAAGGCGATAACTATTTTGACATAATAGATGATAGGATTATGATTGTAAAAAAATATCATGTGAAAATTAAAATCCTAAATTCTAAAGGTTTTAATGAAGGAAACATCGAAATACCTTTTTACCACAATGAAAGTGCTACAGAAAAAATAGAAGAAATAAAAGCGATTACCCATAATGGCACTATTAAAACAGGATTAACTCAAAGTCATATTTATAGTACTGATGTGCACGAAAATGTTACTGAAAAAAGATTTGCTTTCCCTAATATAAAAGAAGGTTCAATTTTAGAATATTCTTATAAACTGATTAGCCCTTTTTTCTATAATTTCGAAGGATGGCAATTTCAGTCAAATATTCCAAAGCTATATAGCGAGTTTAATGCAAAAATACCAAGCAATTATCAGTACAACAGAAGTATAATAGGTTCTTTAAAATTAAATACCAACGACGTTAACTTGAAAAAAGACTGTTTTTATGTTCCTGGTATTACTGAACCTGCAGATTGTGTAGTTTTAAAGTATGCGATGAAAGACATACCTGCTTTTAATGAAGAGGAGGATTATATGTTAGCCACTTCCAATTACATATCAAGAATTGATTTTGAATTAGCTACACATTATGGATTAGATGGCTCTATACATAAATACACTAAAAGCTGGAGAGATGTTGACCGCGAGTTTAAATCTGACAAAGACATTGGTCGCCAACTTAAGAAAACCGATTTTTTCGAAAAAAATGTGCCTAAAAAGATGCTAACTGAGGGCGATAAGCTTACTCGAGCTAAAAATATTTATGCCTTTATTCAGAATCATTATACATGGAATGGCAAATATGGTATATACAGAAATATAAGAGTAAAGGAAGCTTTTTATGAAAAAAAAGGAAATATTGGCGAAATCAATATTTCATTAATTAATTTATTAAATGCTGCTGGTATTGACACTAAACTAATGTTACTATCTACTAGAAATAACGGCTTACCTAAACAAAGCCACCCTGTCATATCAGATTTTAATTATGTAATTGCAAAAGTTGAAATAGAAGGTAAAACTTATCTACTAGATGCTACTGATAAATTTGTGCCATTTGGAATGTTACCTTTTAAATGTCTTAATTATTATGGTCGTATAATGGATTTTAAAAATGATAGTTATTGGCATGACATTAACCCTGATGAAGTTAGCAAATATTATGTAAATACACAGATTAGTTTTGATTTAAATAATAATACTGTGATTGGAAGTTTAGATGAAATTAACACAGGATACAATGCTATTGACAAAATAAGAAGTTTAAGTGAAACTACCGAAGAGGAATATTTAGATACCTATACAAATTCTAATAAAGAAGATTTTAATATTATATCTTATGAATATAATGATGAAAAAAGTAATAATAAAAAAACTCACGAAACCTTCAATTATAAAATTGAAAATATAGTATCAAATGATATTATATTTCTAGATCCTTTTTTAGTAAAATTCTTTTCTAAAAACCCATTTACCCTTGAAAAAAGGAACTACCCTATTGATTTTGGCTATAAAAAAAATTACACTTATTTAGCTAAAATTAAAATACCTGAAGGATACGAAGTACAAAAGCTACCTGATGGAAAAAAAATTGTATTAACAGATAGAAATGCAACCTTTCAATTTGGATGTAACAATGAGGCAAACCAAGTTAATTTATTTTTCAACATATCATTAAATAACACCTCTTATCCTGCCGATTTTCAACCTGGACTTAAAGAACTTTTTAAACATGTAATAAACACTCAAAACAATACTTTAATCGTTTTGAAAAAGAAATAA